A genome region from Brachymonas denitrificans includes the following:
- the pgeF gene encoding peptidoglycan editing factor PgeF, protein MTTSPAIPADWIQPQWPAPLGVQALFTTRAGGVSQPPFDSCNLGDHVQDDPAAVALNRDRLAQAGGMHPVFLQQVHGCEALRLDAASADGQVADACFSTVPGVACTVMVADCLPVLFSHRTVPLVGAAHAGWRGLARTGGSGVLEALLQAMNTQLRHRHPDAGPDWLAWLGPCIGQAAFEVGDEVRDAFVAHDALSAQLFMPGVREGKWQADLAGLARRRLMAQGVEVHGNDGSAAWCTFSQPGRFYSYRRAPRTGRMAAAVWLAD, encoded by the coding sequence ATGACAACAAGCCCTGCCATTCCCGCCGACTGGATCCAGCCGCAATGGCCTGCACCGCTAGGCGTGCAGGCGCTGTTCACCACCCGCGCCGGTGGCGTTTCGCAGCCGCCGTTCGACAGCTGCAATCTGGGCGATCACGTGCAGGACGATCCGGCTGCGGTAGCGCTCAACCGCGACCGTCTGGCGCAGGCGGGGGGCATGCATCCGGTGTTCCTGCAGCAGGTGCACGGCTGCGAGGCATTGCGGCTGGATGCGGCCTCTGCCGACGGCCAGGTGGCGGATGCCTGCTTCAGCACCGTGCCTGGCGTCGCTTGTACCGTGATGGTGGCAGACTGCCTGCCGGTACTGTTCAGCCACCGCACGGTGCCTCTGGTCGGCGCGGCGCACGCGGGCTGGCGCGGCCTTGCAAGAACGGGAGGCTCGGGCGTGCTCGAAGCACTGCTGCAGGCGATGAATACGCAGCTGCGGCACAGGCATCCGGACGCAGGCCCGGACTGGCTGGCCTGGCTGGGGCCATGCATCGGGCAGGCGGCGTTCGAAGTGGGGGACGAAGTGCGCGATGCCTTCGTCGCGCATGATGCATTGTCGGCGCAGCTTTTCATGCCGGGGGTGCGGGAGGGCAAGTGGCAGGCCGATCTGGCTGGTCTGGCACGCCGGCGCCTGATGGCGCAGGGCGTGGAGGTGCACGGCAATGATGGCAGCGCGGCGTGGTGCACTTTCAGCCAGCCCGGGCGTTTTTACTCCTACCGGCGTGCACCGCGCACCGGGCGCATGGCGGCGGCCGTCTGGCTGGCCGACTGA